TTTTCATAGAGACAGAAACCGAAAAAGACAAAGAGATTCTTTTTGAGCTGGCATCCAAAATATCTGATCATGTAATGGAAAGTAGCCATGACAAAAGAAAATATATCCATCTTACAGCGGTTTTCGCCTGTAATTTTGTGAATCACCTTTTTTCTAAAGCCAAAGAAATATCGGATTCCCAGGAGATTCCGTTCGACTATTTTCTTCCGTTAATTGATGAAACCGTTCAAAAAATTCATGAAATTGAACCCAGGCTTGCGCAAACGGGTCCGGCTGTAAGAAATGATGTAAGGATATTGGAACTTCATGAGCAATTGCTAAAGGATGAAAGCCTTGAAATATATAAAGTAATGAATCATTCTATTAAAAAAATGTATGGGTTATAAAGAGAAATTAAAAGATATTAAAGCATTCGTATTTGACGTGGACGGTGTTTTTACCGATGGAAGTGTGTATCTGATGCCGGGTGGAAATATGAGCAGAGTGATGAATGTTCTGGACGGCTATGCAGTAGTAAAAGCTTTAAAAAATAATTATTTAATAGGGGTGATTACCGGAGGAAATGATGAAATGGTAAAACATCGCATCAATTATCTGGGTATAGAAGATTATTATGCCAAATCACATGATAAAATGGCTGATTTTGAAGATTTTAAAAAGAAATACAATCTTAAAAATGAAGAGATCCTGACAATGGGTGATGATCTTCCTGACCTGCATATTATGGAAAGTTCAGCCATCGCAGCCTGTCCAGAAAATGCTGTTCCCGAAATCAAAGGCATCGCTGATTATATTTCCACAAAGCAGGGTGGAAGTGGAGCTGTACGTGACGTCATCGAGCAGGTAATGAAGGTGCAGGGAAACTGGCATGATGACAACACACAATCTGTATAAATACTTGATATGAAATTACTTTTAGCATCACAATCACCCAGAAGAAAGGAATTGCTTTCCAGCCTTGGATTTGATTTTGAAGTAGTAACAATAGATTGTGAAGAAATCATTCCTGATGATATGGCTATTGAAAATGCGGCTGCCTATCTTTCTCAATTAAAGGCAAACTCATTCCGTCCACTTGAGGCGGGTGAAGTTTTACTCACTGCAGATACCGTTGTTGCCTTAAATAATCAAATTCTTGGAAAACCGAAAGATGAAGCCGATGCTCAGCATATGCTGCGATTGCTTTCCGGAAAAACGCATCAGGTATATACAGGAATTACCATACAGACGGTTGATCACGTTTTTACAGAAACGGATGTTGCAGATGTGGAACTCGATGAAATTTCCAATGAGGAAATTGATTATTATATTACCCATTACAAACCTTTTGATAAAGCAGGAAGTTATGGTATCCAGGAATGGCTGGGAATGGCAAAGATCAAAAAATTATCCGGTAGTTTTTATACAATAATGGGGCTTCCAACCCATCTGGTTTACAAAATATTGAAAGAAATATAAATTTTTCCAATATAAAATTTTATTATTTTTACAAAATCATCAAACTTTTGATAATAAAAAGTAGATTAGCTAGTTATATTGAAATAATGAAAAAGAATATTTTATTCCTTTTAGCAGCATGTTTTGTTGTATCCTGTGCCACCAAGGTAAAAAAACCGGAGCAACGATCAAAGTTCTTAAAAGGTTTTTCCACATATTATAACACTTTATTTAATGCAAAAGATGCATTGAACAGTGAATTTACGACCAGAGATAAGGGGCATAAAGATAACTTTTATGCTCCTTATATTCCTATACTTACCTACGAAAATCAGCCCTTGGGAAGTGATCTTGGACAATCAACGGCCTTTGCAGAAAATTCTATGAAAATGGCCGAAGTCAATAAGCCTTCTAATTCTTCAGGAAGGGGAGCAAGCGGGCCTCCGGGTAAGCCTGGTCTCCAGGATATTCCCGGTATGGTAAAAGACAAAGTTAATTCCGCTGTTGCAGGTCTAACGGGAAATGATTCCAATCAGCCTGAGGTAAAAGGAGCTACCGCGCTTCAAATTGCAGAATCAAAGGCTTTAAAAGCTATCAATAAGTATTCGGTAGTGAGAAATGGGGAAGAAAAGAATAAACAGATTTTTGATGCCTATATGATCCTTGTTCAATCCCGGATCTATCAGGACAAACCTTTAGAAGCCCTTGATGCCTTAAATTATGTTTTCACTCATATGAAAGAAGACAAAAGATTACCATTAGCTAAGGTTTATCAGGGACAGGCTTATGCCCAGATGAAAGATTATCATAAAGCTCAGGAGATTTTCACTAAGCTGAAAGGAGAGGGGATCAGTAAAAATGATGATAAATTGTTGAGCATTTATAATTCGGAAACTCTTTTGGATGCAGGTAAAAAAGAAGAGGCAGTAAAAGAGCTTGACCGAGCATTTGAACTTAACAATAACAGTAAATTAAAAAGCCGAATTTCATACTTAAGAGGACAGATCCTGGAAGGACTGGGCCAGAATGAAAAGGCCAGAGAAAGTTTTTTAGCAGCTTATAAATATGCGAATGATTTTGAATTTGAAGTTAAATCGCAGATTGAAATCGCAAAAACCTTCAATGGAAAAGGGGATTATAATGGTGCTAAGAATTATCTGGAGAAGATCAGTAACAAGGGAACTTACATGTCTAGAAAGAATGAATTTTATTATGCTTTAGGACTTATGGCCAACAAGGCGGGTAAAAAAGAAGAGGGACAACAGTTTTTCAGAAAATCTTTGACGGAAAAGGTATCTGATCCGCAGGTTCGCGGTCTTGCTTATTACGAGATAGGAAAAAATTACCTGGACAAAAATGATTACATCGGTGCCGGAGCATATTATGACTCTGCGCTTGCCGTTATGACCTATGAACCATCTAAAGTTCTTTTAAAAGATCAGTCCGAGAATATTAAAAAGATCTCAAGAAACTATTACCTGATCAAAAAAAATGACAGTATTCTTTCATTAGCAAAAATGACCGATGCTCAAAAAACTGAATTTTTTGCCAAGCATATTGCCAAATTAAAAGCCAAGGAAGAAAAAGAAGAATTGGAAAGAAGACGTGCTGAAAGAAGTAAAGGTTTTGACACGGGAGATTATAATTCCAACTCTATTTTCGCCAATAGTTCAACTTCTTTTGAAGATTTCGGAACAGCTCCTAAAGGATTTTATTTTAGCAATACGGGAACTGTAAGCAAGGGTACTTCCTCATTTAAACAGGTTTGGGGTGACAGGGCATTAAGTGATAACTGGCGTTATTCTAAAAAAATGTCTTCTATTGATGATATGAAGAATGAAGCTCTGGGAGTAACATCAGCTCCTGATCCGAGACGTTTTGAACCTGCTTTCTATATTGAACAGATTCCAACGGATGCGGGTAAACTAGGACAACTGAAAAAGGATAGAGATACGGCTTCTTTAGGATTAGGGATCATGTACCAGAACTATTTTACCAACACCCCTTTAGCTACTAAAACACTGTATGATCTCGTTGATGTAAAGCCGGAAGAAAAAGTACTATTGCAGGCGTTGTATGAAATTTTTGCAATGAATTATGAGAAAAACCCACAGGCATCAGAGAAGGCAAAACAGATCCTGTTGACAGATTATCCTTATACTTCGTATGCGGAATTTGCAAGAAATCCTAAAAATAATTCATTTGTAAAATCCTCTGAAGATGTTGAAAATGAGTATAAAAGAGCATATGCATTATATGAAGCAGAAAAATTCAGTGATAGTAAGAATGTCATTGACCAGACTATTGAGAAGTATCCGAAAGATGCATTAGTCCCAAAATTGTATTTACTGAATGCTTTCAATACCGGAAAGTCCAGTGGTAAAGAAGTAATGATTCTACAATTGGAACAGATTGCATTAAATTATGCCAAAACACCTGAAGGTATTAAAGCTAAGGAAATGCTGAACTACCTGAAGAGTGATCTTGCGTTCCAGGCAACGGACAACAAAGGAAATACGATACCTCAGAACCAGAATAATGTACCAGTACAACCTGCTTCACAGAATAATGTTCCTACCAGCCCGGATAATAACGATGCTCAAAAAATACAGGACTTTAACGGCCAGCCACCTGTAAAGAAAAAATCAAAAAGGTTTGGGAATCCTGATCAGAATAAGCAGGATCTTCAAATGCAGAATCCGAATTCACAGCCTCCTAGGCCAAAATAAATAAAAAAGCGAAGATTTAATCTTCGCTTTTCTTTTTCTTTACTCCATGAAAATCTTTTACATAAAAAGGTTCAAAGTAAGCAATATCTTCGTAGTCTTTACTTTCTGTTTTTTCAAGCGTCTTCTTTATCAGGTGTTGTGCGGAAGGATATATCTCTTCATTATATTCTGCGTTGGGTAACTGCAGTATTTCTTTTGCCTTTTTAGCGCCGTCTCCTACAAAAAGTATTTTTTTATCCGACCATTCACTAAAAGATTGTTCATCAAGAATTTTAGCTTCCGTAGAAGAAATCTCATCTCCCGTAATACCGTCATAAGCTGCCGTATAAACCTCCATTCTCCTTGCGTCAACTAAGGGTATGATGACATCATAGTTTTGTCCTAAAAAGGGCTCTTTCATGCTTTCGAGAGAATTCACCGCAATCAGAGGAATTTTTAAACCATAACAAAATCCTTTTGCAGAAGCTGCACCAATCCTTAATCCAGTATAAGAGCCGGGGCCTTTTCCCAAGGATATGGCTTCAATCTCTTTAATGGAAATTCCTGCCCCTTCCAATGCCCACTCTACAAAGGTATGCAAGCTTTCGGATTGTTTATAGTTTTCAGAAACTTCTTCACATACACACAGGAGTTTATCATTATCTGAAATGGCAACTGAGCAGTTTTTAGAAGAGGTTTCTAGATATAATATTTTCATTTTTGTAAGCTTATAGGCAGGTTTAAATACACTTAAATAATATCTGCAAATTTAATCCTTTTAAATCTATTTTCTGTAGATTGTTCTCGGTTCACTTTGTGCACTCGGATAGATTGTCATATCTGACACATTCACATGTTTTGGAGCATTTACACAATAGGCAATAGCATCTGCTATATCTTCAGCCTTTAAAGGCTCATAACCAGCATATACGGTAGAAGCTCTTTCATGATCCCCTTTGAATCGTATCAAAGAGAAATCTGTTTCTACAGCTCCCGGCTGAATATTAGTTACTCTTATTCCGAATTCAGTGAGCTCCAAACGCATTCCTTCGGAAACGACATCAACTGCCTTTTTGGTCGCACAGTATACAACACCATTGACGTAGGTCTGTCTGGCAGCTACTGAGCTGATATTAACGATATGTCCGGAATTTCTTTCTTTCATTCCTGGAATAATCGTTTTAGAAACATATAAAAGTCCTTTTACATTTCCATCGATCATAGAATCCCAGTCGTCCGTTTTTCCAGCCGAAAGAGGATCTAAACCATGCGCATTTCCGGCATTATTAACCAAAACATCAATATTTTTCCATTCCTCAGGAAGAGAATTGATTGCATTTTGTACTTCTTCCAGGTTCCTAACGTCAAATTTTAAGCTGAGTACTTCTGTAAAAGCTGATAATTCGCTTTGTACAGACTCCAGTACTTCATTTCTTCTTCCACAGATAATAACCCTGTTTCCTTGTTTTGCAAAAAGCTCTGCTGTTGACTTTCCAATCCCGGAAGTTGCTCCGGTTATTAATATTGTTTTCATATCTTATTGTAGCAATTTCTTAGTAACCCGATCAGTGAATCACGGTACATTTTGAATTAAATTTTAGTTGGCGTCAAATGCCTGAAATGCATCTTCAATATGTTCAAGAACCAATTTTCCTTTTTCATCCGGCAAAACTGAAATAATATCGAAGCGTACTTCCTTCACATGATTAAACTCTTCGAGATAATGATCAGCAGCATTAACAATAGATCTGATCTTTGTTTTTGTAACAGCTTCCTGAGGCAGCATAAAAGCATCTGTAGAACGTGCTTTTACTTCAATAACTACAATCAGATTTTTTATTTCCGAAATAATATCAATCTCGGCTCTTTGAAACCGATAGTTTCTGGCAAGAATTTTATATCCGTTTCTCTGCAAATGTTCTACGGCAAAATCTTCTGCTATTTTTCCAAAATCATTGTGAGATGCCATCTGTCTTTTTTACATTTAAAAGATTAAAAAAGTGAAAATTAATGCCTGATTAAAATTCTATCTTAACTTTACTTCCAACTTTCATTTTCACATTTCCACCGATAATCAATGGTCTGTTGTTTTTGATATGTCCGTTTGGAAAACCAAAAATAACGGGAAATTTATATTTTGAAATTCTTTCAGAGATTAGTTTATAGGCAAATTCATCGAAACTTTCCTCATAATTTTTATTCTCTTTTTCATCACCCATATTGGTCATTCCACCAACAATAAGTCCTTTGATTTTTTTAAAAACTCCGGCTAATTCCAAACTCATGATCATTCGATCCAGGGCATAGTAATTTTCTCCGATATCTTCAATAAATAATATTTTACCTTTAAAATCAAAAGAGTAGGGAGTTCCTAAAAGTGCATAGATCAGAGCTAAATTTCCCCCAATCAATTCGCCTTCAATATTGCCTTCTCTATTCAATTGATTGGTCTGTAAACCATATTTTGGAGCTTTTCCTTTCAGAATATCAAAAACTAAATCATAGCTTTCTTCTGTAACTCCGAAACTGGAAGTTTTAATTGTCTGGCCATGAATAGATACAAATCCTTTTTTCAGTAAATAACTTTGGATTACTGTATTGTCTGAATATCCGATATACCATTTTGGATCTTTTAAAAACTGTGTAAGTTTTATGCGCTGGATAAGATGCTGGCACCCGTATCCGCCCCTGGAGGCCCAGATCGC
The sequence above is drawn from the Chryseobacterium daecheongense genome and encodes:
- a CDS encoding DUF2520 domain-containing protein, which codes for MQIVIIGSGNVAYHLAKAFVLNNIPLAQIFGRNEKDLEKIAAELHIPYSTEKLEDADLYIICVSDNSVQNVSAMITKKDSLVAHTSGSLPKEILAGEYRKASFYPLQTFSKSKDLTYKKIPFFIETETEKDKEILFELASKISDHVMESSHDKRKYIHLTAVFACNFVNHLFSKAKEISDSQEIPFDYFLPLIDETVQKIHEIEPRLAQTGPAVRNDVRILELHEQLLKDESLEIYKVMNHSIKKMYGL
- a CDS encoding HAD hydrolase family protein, whose protein sequence is MGYKEKLKDIKAFVFDVDGVFTDGSVYLMPGGNMSRVMNVLDGYAVVKALKNNYLIGVITGGNDEMVKHRINYLGIEDYYAKSHDKMADFEDFKKKYNLKNEEILTMGDDLPDLHIMESSAIAACPENAVPEIKGIADYISTKQGGSGAVRDVIEQVMKVQGNWHDDNTQSV
- a CDS encoding Maf family nucleotide pyrophosphatase; the encoded protein is MKLLLASQSPRRKELLSSLGFDFEVVTIDCEEIIPDDMAIENAAAYLSQLKANSFRPLEAGEVLLTADTVVALNNQILGKPKDEADAQHMLRLLSGKTHQVYTGITIQTVDHVFTETDVADVELDEISNEEIDYYITHYKPFDKAGSYGIQEWLGMAKIKKLSGSFYTIMGLPTHLVYKILKEI
- a CDS encoding tetratricopeptide repeat protein, whose protein sequence is MKKNILFLLAACFVVSCATKVKKPEQRSKFLKGFSTYYNTLFNAKDALNSEFTTRDKGHKDNFYAPYIPILTYENQPLGSDLGQSTAFAENSMKMAEVNKPSNSSGRGASGPPGKPGLQDIPGMVKDKVNSAVAGLTGNDSNQPEVKGATALQIAESKALKAINKYSVVRNGEEKNKQIFDAYMILVQSRIYQDKPLEALDALNYVFTHMKEDKRLPLAKVYQGQAYAQMKDYHKAQEIFTKLKGEGISKNDDKLLSIYNSETLLDAGKKEEAVKELDRAFELNNNSKLKSRISYLRGQILEGLGQNEKARESFLAAYKYANDFEFEVKSQIEIAKTFNGKGDYNGAKNYLEKISNKGTYMSRKNEFYYALGLMANKAGKKEEGQQFFRKSLTEKVSDPQVRGLAYYEIGKNYLDKNDYIGAGAYYDSALAVMTYEPSKVLLKDQSENIKKISRNYYLIKKNDSILSLAKMTDAQKTEFFAKHIAKLKAKEEKEELERRRAERSKGFDTGDYNSNSIFANSSTSFEDFGTAPKGFYFSNTGTVSKGTSSFKQVWGDRALSDNWRYSKKMSSIDDMKNEALGVTSAPDPRRFEPAFYIEQIPTDAGKLGQLKKDRDTASLGLGIMYQNYFTNTPLATKTLYDLVDVKPEEKVLLQALYEIFAMNYEKNPQASEKAKQILLTDYPYTSYAEFARNPKNNSFVKSSEDVENEYKRAYALYEAEKFSDSKNVIDQTIEKYPKDALVPKLYLLNAFNTGKSSGKEVMILQLEQIALNYAKTPEGIKAKEMLNYLKSDLAFQATDNKGNTIPQNQNNVPVQPASQNNVPTSPDNNDAQKIQDFNGQPPVKKKSKRFGNPDQNKQDLQMQNPNSQPPRPK
- the tsaB gene encoding tRNA (adenosine(37)-N6)-threonylcarbamoyltransferase complex dimerization subunit type 1 TsaB, which produces MKILYLETSSKNCSVAISDNDKLLCVCEEVSENYKQSESLHTFVEWALEGAGISIKEIEAISLGKGPGSYTGLRIGAASAKGFCYGLKIPLIAVNSLESMKEPFLGQNYDVIIPLVDARRMEVYTAAYDGITGDEISSTEAKILDEQSFSEWSDKKILFVGDGAKKAKEILQLPNAEYNEEIYPSAQHLIKKTLEKTESKDYEDIAYFEPFYVKDFHGVKKKKSED
- a CDS encoding SDR family NAD(P)-dependent oxidoreductase encodes the protein MKTILITGATSGIGKSTAELFAKQGNRVIICGRRNEVLESVQSELSAFTEVLSLKFDVRNLEEVQNAINSLPEEWKNIDVLVNNAGNAHGLDPLSAGKTDDWDSMIDGNVKGLLYVSKTIIPGMKERNSGHIVNISSVAARQTYVNGVVYCATKKAVDVVSEGMRLELTEFGIRVTNIQPGAVETDFSLIRFKGDHERASTVYAGYEPLKAEDIADAIAYCVNAPKHVNVSDMTIYPSAQSEPRTIYRK
- a CDS encoding YraN family protein; translated protein: MASHNDFGKIAEDFAVEHLQRNGYKILARNYRFQRAEIDIISEIKNLIVVIEVKARSTDAFMLPQEAVTKTKIRSIVNAADHYLEEFNHVKEVRFDIISVLPDEKGKLVLEHIEDAFQAFDAN
- a CDS encoding LD-carboxypeptidase, which gives rise to MKKNIFPKSLKKGDKIAIISPAGAVDESQLEKGISMIKAKGFEPVLGKHLYTRYSNGYNYAGTEKERLKDINWAFNDPEISAIWASRGGYGCQHLIQRIKLTQFLKDPKWYIGYSDNTVIQSYLLKKGFVSIHGQTIKTSSFGVTEESYDLVFDILKGKAPKYGLQTNQLNREGNIEGELIGGNLALIYALLGTPYSFDFKGKILFIEDIGENYYALDRMIMSLELAGVFKKIKGLIVGGMTNMGDEKENKNYEESFDEFAYKLISERISKYKFPVIFGFPNGHIKNNRPLIIGGNVKMKVGSKVKIEF